Proteins encoded in a region of the Teredinibacter purpureus genome:
- a CDS encoding PhnE/PtxC family ABC transporter permease, with the protein MLGFKSLALACHAYYLRHLHDRPFLRVSVLFLLAALLSLPFADLSLYPSEPWQELRRIFTGFVTPQWHNWSTLGNALLHTIAFAFIAILTSVVAGLLLSTLFAHRSVRVFSASIRAVHELFWGLILMQTFGLSAVTGILAIAIPYTGIFAKIFSETFDRQSSLPSLTLESKKGISQWFYTLFAQSLPELTTYVRYRFECALRSSAILGFIGLPTLGFYFESAFKQGQYSEAACVLWVFFGLIASIRYWLKWPLIPFYSVTAWFWLPDSPPVYGSYFWQFISHDIWPAPLLEGKLFAAAQWYGTQLFELLIPAAGYTLVLSLLALVLTGLLALILFPLASKPIVGRANIAGYGLLLLLRSTPEIVIAFILLLVFGPSGLPAILALAIHNSGLIGYIIARQSEQLPLRADHPKNVNLYSFEIVPRIFPQLLTLLLYRWEVIMRESAILGLLGVTTLGFYIDSAFEEIRYDKAFLLVIVAALMNIGVDMAARRIRTSAGISNANLSASTQTATPKAT; encoded by the coding sequence ATGCTGGGCTTTAAATCGCTCGCACTCGCCTGTCACGCATACTATTTGCGACATTTACATGACCGTCCTTTTTTGCGTGTAAGCGTCTTATTTCTATTGGCCGCTCTATTGAGCTTACCTTTTGCGGATTTATCGCTCTACCCTTCCGAGCCGTGGCAAGAGTTACGCCGCATTTTTACAGGGTTTGTCACACCACAGTGGCATAACTGGAGTACATTGGGTAACGCCCTTTTACACACCATCGCCTTCGCATTTATTGCTATTTTAACCTCTGTTGTAGCCGGCCTATTACTTTCAACACTGTTTGCACACCGTAGCGTTCGTGTATTTTCCGCCAGTATTCGCGCTGTGCACGAGCTGTTTTGGGGGCTAATATTAATGCAAACATTCGGGTTATCGGCCGTCACTGGCATACTCGCAATCGCTATCCCTTACACGGGTATTTTTGCCAAAATATTTTCCGAAACTTTTGACCGACAATCGTCCCTCCCGTCCCTTACCCTCGAAAGTAAAAAAGGTATTAGCCAATGGTTTTATACGCTCTTTGCACAATCCCTACCGGAACTGACAACCTATGTACGCTATCGGTTTGAATGTGCGTTGCGCTCAAGCGCCATACTAGGGTTTATCGGTTTACCTACGTTGGGCTTCTATTTTGAATCGGCCTTTAAGCAAGGGCAGTATTCAGAAGCAGCCTGTGTTTTATGGGTGTTTTTCGGCTTAATCGCAAGCATACGCTATTGGTTAAAATGGCCACTCATTCCATTTTATAGTGTAACGGCCTGGTTTTGGTTACCCGATTCGCCGCCCGTTTACGGCAGCTATTTTTGGCAATTTATTAGTCATGACATTTGGCCCGCGCCATTACTTGAAGGCAAGCTATTCGCCGCCGCGCAATGGTATGGCACACAGCTATTCGAACTACTCATTCCCGCTGCGGGTTATACGCTCGTACTATCGCTTTTAGCATTAGTACTGACAGGCCTTTTGGCACTCATCCTGTTTCCCCTTGCGAGTAAGCCCATCGTTGGCCGAGCCAATATCGCGGGGTACGGTTTACTGTTATTGCTGCGCTCCACGCCCGAAATTGTTATAGCCTTTATTCTATTGCTTGTTTTCGGCCCATCTGGCCTACCCGCGATTCTTGCCTTAGCCATCCACAATAGCGGCTTAATCGGCTACATTATTGCGCGCCAATCGGAACAACTTCCACTGCGCGCGGATCATCCAAAAAACGTTAACTTATATAGTTTTGAAATAGTGCCGCGTATTTTCCCGCAATTACTCACCCTATTGCTCTATCGCTGGGAGGTCATCATGCGCGAATCCGCCATTTTGGGGTTATTGGGCGTAACAACATTAGGGTTTTATATAGACTCGGCATTTGAAGAGATTCGCTACGACAAAGCCTTTTTATTGGTGATAGTGGCGGCGTTAATGAATATCGGGGTGGATATGGCCGCACGTAGGATACGAACATCTGCAGGCATTTCAAACGCCAACCTCTCAGCCTCAACGCAAACCGCCACACCCAAAGCAACCTAA
- a CDS encoding amino acid ABC transporter substrate-binding protein: MRTLSCTKFLCLACVLALSTAAKAQKNPPAQSNTDVLVVKYPYAPADKVYLPQGLYYGALLDLVLRKSGQPYRLEKVDIATIPEARESRYLDSDKLDIAMLHTNPRRESELRPIRYPVFRGLSGWRLLFIRDTDIDTFSTIKSFGQLKSVRAGQGRGWPDTSILKHAGLNVITAPARENLYKMLYHGRVDYFPRSAFEIWHETELPDAQLLHIEETLLLHYPTAFYFFVSPKNERLATTLEKGFEIAIKDGSFTRLFYQYHDAYFSAARLSKRTVFELPNPNLSSKTPLDRPELWFNLTELQ; encoded by the coding sequence ATGCGCACGTTATCTTGCACTAAGTTCTTATGCCTAGCGTGTGTGCTTGCTCTATCAACAGCGGCAAAGGCTCAGAAAAACCCTCCCGCTCAAAGCAACACCGATGTACTTGTTGTCAAATACCCATACGCCCCAGCAGACAAAGTCTATCTACCGCAAGGCCTCTACTACGGCGCACTGCTCGATTTGGTATTACGTAAATCGGGTCAACCGTATCGCTTAGAAAAAGTCGATATAGCGACTATTCCAGAAGCACGTGAATCACGGTATTTAGATTCAGATAAACTGGATATTGCGATGCTACATACCAATCCACGTCGGGAATCGGAGCTTCGGCCCATACGCTATCCCGTTTTCAGAGGGCTAAGTGGCTGGCGGCTTCTCTTTATACGAGACACCGATATCGATACATTTTCCACCATTAAATCCTTTGGGCAACTCAAAAGCGTACGCGCAGGCCAAGGCCGTGGATGGCCCGACACCAGTATTTTAAAACATGCAGGCCTAAACGTTATAACCGCTCCGGCACGCGAAAATTTATATAAAATGCTTTATCACGGCCGTGTAGATTACTTTCCGCGATCGGCATTTGAAATTTGGCATGAAACCGAGTTGCCCGATGCGCAGCTACTACATATAGAAGAAACACTTCTCCTTCACTATCCCACTGCCTTTTATTTTTTCGTCTCGCCCAAAAATGAACGGCTCGCAACAACACTCGAAAAAGGGTTCGAGATCGCCATAAAAGACGGGTCTTTCACACGATTGTTTTACCAGTATCACGATGCGTATTTCAGCGCGGCGCGTCTTTCTAAACGCACTGTATTTGAACTTCCAAACCCCAATTTAAGTTCCAAAACCCCGTTAGACCGCCCCGAGCTATGGTTTAATTTAACCGAATTACAATAG
- a CDS encoding endo-1,4-beta-xylanase, which translates to MKLFLPVLITALALSGCTKPQATPENIPLKTAFKAAFLVGSATNHAIISGEDAETQTIVTTQFNTITIENGMKAAPINPQPGVYNFAPADAYVEFGKAHNMFIVGHTLVWHNQTPQWFFNDENGEPLSPTAQIEQMRSHIETVAGRYAGKVHAWDVVNEVIADDGSYRPTTWVNGVGDGDTMVKSAFKFAAQYAPNTELYYNDFNAWRPKKRDGIVRMIKMLQAEGLRIDGVGIQGHWGLNYPDNRYIEEAIKAYSALGIKVMITELDIDVLPLTREGQIIGTGMMHPQFQEEEFKAYLDPYANGLPNDVQQQLANRYAELFGIFYQYKDAIDRVTFWGVHDDMSWKNDYPIPNRTNYTLPYDRNKKPKPAVAAILNVAKTANNP; encoded by the coding sequence GTGAAATTATTTTTACCTGTCCTAATCACTGCACTGGCATTAAGTGGCTGCACTAAACCACAAGCAACACCAGAAAACATACCTCTCAAAACAGCCTTTAAAGCGGCTTTCTTAGTGGGGAGCGCAACAAATCACGCGATAATCTCTGGCGAAGATGCCGAGACCCAAACCATTGTCACAACGCAATTCAATACAATTACCATCGAAAACGGTATGAAAGCCGCGCCTATTAACCCACAACCTGGGGTGTATAATTTTGCCCCTGCCGACGCCTATGTTGAATTCGGTAAAGCGCATAATATGTTTATCGTTGGCCATACGCTGGTGTGGCATAATCAAACACCACAATGGTTTTTTAACGATGAGAATGGCGAACCCCTCTCACCTACAGCGCAAATTGAGCAAATGCGTAGCCATATAGAAACGGTTGCAGGTCGATACGCTGGAAAGGTTCACGCATGGGATGTGGTCAACGAAGTTATTGCCGATGACGGTTCTTACCGGCCAACAACGTGGGTAAACGGCGTTGGCGATGGCGACACCATGGTAAAATCGGCTTTTAAGTTTGCCGCCCAATACGCCCCAAACACCGAACTCTACTATAACGACTTTAACGCGTGGCGGCCCAAAAAACGTGACGGCATTGTTCGTATGATAAAAATGCTTCAGGCTGAGGGACTACGTATAGATGGCGTGGGTATTCAAGGGCATTGGGGGCTCAATTACCCCGACAACCGCTATATTGAAGAAGCCATTAAAGCCTATTCAGCACTCGGTATTAAAGTCATGATTACCGAACTCGATATTGATGTACTGCCCTTAACACGTGAAGGCCAAATTATTGGTACCGGCATGATGCACCCTCAATTTCAAGAAGAGGAATTTAAGGCCTACCTAGACCCATACGCCAACGGTTTACCGAATGATGTCCAACAACAACTGGCAAACCGATACGCCGAACTCTTCGGTATTTTCTACCAGTATAAAGATGCTATCGATCGCGTAACCTTTTGGGGCGTACACGACGATATGTCATGGAAGAACGATTACCCCATACCCAACCGAACAAACTATACCTTGCCTTACGACCGAAACAAAAAACCTAAGCCCGCAGTAGCGGCTATTTTAAACGTTGCGAAAACGGCGAATAATCCTTAA
- a CDS encoding DmsC/YnfH family molybdoenzyme membrane anchor subunit gives MFEVRDDEPGYAKLFDPITDEKNRYGADIKLTPVEDNGVSLRINGDEGIGSNPNRTKQHAFHFTADNCIGCHACEAACSEKNDLPPHLSYRSVGYVEGGTFPNFTRMNISMACNHCDDPVCLKGCPTRAYTKHPEYGAVIQDPDICFGCGYCTWVCPYNAPQLDPVNGQVEKCNMCVDRLEVGLKPACVSACIGNALNFGVVENMPENREQIETQIPGFPDPSITNPNIRFQQVKTMPREVTRTDSMPVKYHKSNIDGQYKPVVDQKDGIEKHWNIKRLSSRENPLVLFTLVTQAAIGVFAVAFLGGILGVPALSAAMDSIMYVPMIAIAFGLAGFGLFLSTTHLGKPIRFYRGFNNLRHSPVSREGAGVAVFMGFAGLHLLTMLPSNGLFQTLFGDGLVAYMVMPSIVTGGLAFCGSLVGLYYMYRCYRIKARPFWDHWQTATTFVGSALAMGGVVVGLMNVPYLALLGGDYSALLSTLGPVIVLGLVMEGLGLYRHAKDLNGAETEGAVSHYIQSTTFGKSYLLRNTLIALNSVAVAALSIAAINGWLAISLWGFVGLSLIASALIGRAIFYVLVVPTTMPGAFFWKNKAFEEHAREIGLAANPAVGVATWKH, from the coding sequence ATGTTTGAAGTGAGAGATGACGAACCCGGTTATGCAAAACTATTTGACCCCATAACGGACGAGAAAAATCGTTACGGTGCCGATATAAAATTAACGCCCGTAGAAGATAACGGCGTTAGTTTACGTATTAATGGTGATGAGGGGATAGGCAGTAATCCAAACCGTACGAAGCAGCACGCCTTTCATTTTACAGCGGACAACTGCATTGGGTGTCATGCCTGTGAAGCGGCTTGTAGCGAAAAGAACGATTTACCTCCACATCTTAGTTATCGCTCCGTGGGTTACGTAGAAGGTGGAACATTCCCTAACTTTACACGCATGAATATTTCAATGGCGTGCAATCATTGCGATGATCCTGTGTGTCTAAAGGGTTGCCCCACTCGCGCGTATACGAAACACCCCGAGTATGGCGCGGTTATTCAAGACCCTGATATTTGTTTTGGTTGTGGTTACTGTACCTGGGTATGCCCCTATAATGCCCCACAGCTCGACCCCGTGAATGGCCAAGTTGAAAAATGTAATATGTGTGTCGATAGGCTTGAAGTAGGTCTTAAGCCCGCGTGTGTATCAGCCTGTATTGGCAATGCGCTTAATTTTGGTGTGGTAGAAAACATGCCTGAAAATCGTGAGCAAATCGAAACGCAAATTCCTGGCTTTCCCGATCCTTCAATCACTAACCCCAATATTCGTTTTCAGCAAGTCAAAACCATGCCGCGAGAAGTTACGCGAACTGACTCCATGCCTGTGAAATACCATAAAAGTAATATCGATGGACAATACAAACCTGTTGTCGATCAAAAAGATGGAATAGAAAAGCACTGGAATATTAAGCGTTTATCTTCGCGAGAAAACCCATTGGTATTATTCACGTTGGTAACGCAAGCGGCTATTGGTGTGTTTGCGGTTGCGTTTTTGGGTGGGATACTCGGCGTGCCGGCATTAAGCGCTGCAATGGATTCGATTATGTATGTACCCATGATTGCCATTGCGTTTGGGTTGGCGGGTTTTGGGCTGTTTTTATCCACGACCCACTTAGGTAAACCAATACGTTTTTACCGTGGGTTTAATAACCTTCGACATTCTCCCGTGAGCCGTGAAGGGGCTGGCGTAGCGGTATTTATGGGCTTCGCGGGCTTACACTTGCTTACCATGCTGCCGAGTAACGGGCTGTTTCAAACGTTGTTCGGTGATGGGCTTGTTGCTTATATGGTAATGCCTTCCATTGTTACCGGAGGGCTAGCGTTTTGTGGCAGTTTAGTCGGTTTGTATTATATGTACCGCTGCTACCGCATTAAGGCGCGCCCGTTCTGGGATCACTGGCAAACGGCTACCACTTTTGTGGGCAGCGCGTTGGCGATGGGTGGTGTAGTGGTTGGGTTAATGAACGTGCCTTACTTGGCGTTATTGGGTGGTGACTATAGCGCGCTACTGTCCACTCTAGGGCCTGTGATTGTGCTTGGATTAGTGATGGAAGGGCTTGGTTTGTACCGGCACGCTAAAGATCTGAACGGAGCCGAAACGGAAGGCGCTGTTTCGCATTACATTCAATCGACAACCTTTGGTAAAAGCTACCTTCTTAGAAACACGTTAATAGCGTTGAATAGTGTGGCTGTTGCTGCTTTGAGTATTGCGGCTATTAACGGGTGGCTAGCGATTAGCTTATGGGGTTTTGTCGGGCTCAGTTTGATTGCCTCTGCGCTAATTGGTCGTGCTATTTTTTATGTGTTGGTGGTTCCAACCACGATGCCCGGCGCGTTCTTCTGGAAAAATAAAGCGTTTGAAGAGCACGCGCGAGAAATTGGCTTGGCCGCCAACCCAGCGGTAGGTGTAGCGACATGGAAACACTAA